In a genomic window of Vigna angularis cultivar LongXiaoDou No.4 chromosome 6, ASM1680809v1, whole genome shotgun sequence:
- the LOC108320975 gene encoding uncharacterized protein LOC108320975, producing the protein MVSNQTTMEIETGASEAKVLPPKPKFEALKPHEMSDGQIQFRKVNVPPHRYTPLKKAWMDIYTPIFEQMKIDVRMNLKARRVELKTRADTPDISNLQKCADFVHAFMLGFDVIDAIALLRLDELYVESFEIKDVKTLRGDHLSRAIGRLSGKGGKTKFAIENASKTRIVIADTKIHILGSFANIKIARDSLCSLILGSPAGKVYSKLRAVTARLAERF; encoded by the coding sequence ATGGTGTCGAATCAGACTACCATGGAAATTGAGACTGGGGCATCTGAAGCCAAAGTATTGCCACCGAAGCCAAAGTTTGAGGCGTTGAAGCCTCATGAGATGTCTGATGGACAGATTCAGTTCCGGAAGGTGAATGTTCCACCTCATCGTTATACCCCTCTCAAGAAAGCTTGGATGGATATCTATACTCCCATTTTTGAACAGATGAAAATTGATGTGCGCATGAATTTGAAGGCTCGTAGAGTTGAGCTGAAGACAAGGGCCGACACACCTGATATTAGTAACCTGCAAAAATGTGCTGATTTTGTCCATGCTTTCATGCTGGGTTTTGATGTCATAGATGCCATCGCTCTTCTGCGTCTGGATGAGCTCTACGTTGAGTCTTTTGAGATCAAGGATGTTAAAACACTTAGAGGCGACCACTTGTCTCGTGCAATTGGAAGGTTATCTGGCAAAGGTGGTAAAACAAAGTTTGCAATTGAGAACGCATCTAAGACAAGAATCGTGATTGCTGACACCAAAATTCACATATTGGGATCTTTTGCCAACATAAAGATTGCCAGGGATTCTCTTTGTAGCCTGATTCTCGGATCACCAGCAGGAAAGGTGTATTCAAAACTAAGAGCAGTTACTGCTAGATTGGCAGAAAGGTTTTGA